In Stegostoma tigrinum isolate sSteTig4 chromosome 7, sSteTig4.hap1, whole genome shotgun sequence, one genomic interval encodes:
- the phospho2 gene encoding pyridoxal phosphate phosphatase PHOSPHO2, with protein MKRLLVFDFDHTIVDGNSDTWVVKCIPEKKLPDWLRETYDGTQWNEYMQKIFAYFGDQGIKESEMKNIMQSMPYTAGMVDLLKFICQKKDQVDCIIISDSNTCFINWILEVTNSNSIFNSILTNPANFEQNHLIIKSFHSHNCPNCPDNLCKKKALDDFIANQLKAGVQYQRIIYTGDGANDLCPIKGLKECDVAMVRKGYKLEKLIRELVDGDSGSVLPSIVIWSSGEEILSYLIKCLKT; from the coding sequence ATGAAGCGTTTACTTGTTTTTGATTTTGATCACACAATTGTAGATGGAAACAGTGACACTTGGGTTGTGAAGTGTATACCTGAAAAGAAGCTTCCAGATTGGCTTCGTGAAACATATGATGGAACACAGTGGAATGAATACATGCAAAAGATCTTTGCCTATTTTGGAGACCAAGGAATCaaggaatctgaaatgaaaaacatTATGCAATCCATGCCATATACTGCAGGGATGGTTGATCTCCTGAAGTTCATTTGCCAAAAGAAAGATCAAGTTGACTGTATAATCATTTCTGATTCTAATACATGTTTCATCAATTGGATTTTAGAAGTAACAAATAGCAACTCAATATTTAACAGCATTCTTACAAATCCAGCAAATTTTGAACAAAATCATCTTATAATTAAGAGTTTTCATTCTCACAACTGTCCAAATTGCCCTGATaatctttgcaaaaaaaaagcactggATGATTTTATTGCTAATCAACTTAAAGCAGGGGTACAGTATCAACGAATCATTTATACTGGTGATGGAGCGAATGACTTGTGCCCAATTAAAGGTTTGAAAGAGTGTGATGTTGCAATGGTAAGAAAAGGATACAAGTTAGAAAAACTGATTCGTGAATTGGTTGATGGAGACTCTGGTTCAGTGCTGCCCTCAATTGTGATATGGTCGTCAGGTGAAGAAATCCTGTCTTATTTGATAAAATGTTTGAAAACTTAA